One window of Thermocoleostomius sinensis A174 genomic DNA carries:
- a CDS encoding FMN-dependent NADH-azoreductase produces MTHLLHIDASPRGERSHSRRMTREFVEQWQQVHPNDTVTYRDIGRNPIPHVDESWIAAAFSSPEQHTPELREAIRLSDELVDEFLAADVYVMGVPMYNFSVPSGFKAYIDQIVRVGRTVTFEPNDSANVFKPLVLGKKMFIIESRGDSGFHPGGRYEQMNHHDPYLITVFGFMGITDITFIHVENDEYGGTKLAESIANARAKMSQLVAA; encoded by the coding sequence ATGACACACCTACTGCACATTGATGCCAGTCCGCGTGGAGAGCGATCGCACTCTCGCCGTATGACTAGAGAATTTGTTGAACAATGGCAACAAGTTCATCCCAACGATACGGTCACCTATCGTGATATTGGCCGCAATCCGATCCCCCATGTCGATGAATCCTGGATTGCGGCTGCATTTTCATCACCAGAGCAACACACACCCGAACTGCGTGAAGCGATTCGTTTGAGTGATGAACTGGTGGATGAATTCCTGGCGGCTGATGTCTATGTGATGGGTGTTCCCATGTATAACTTCAGCGTTCCCAGTGGATTCAAAGCATACATTGATCAGATTGTGCGAGTTGGACGTACTGTTACCTTTGAACCGAATGATTCTGCCAACGTTTTTAAACCGTTGGTTTTGGGTAAAAAAATGTTCATCATTGAATCTCGTGGTGATTCTGGTTTCCATCCCGGAGGACGCTACGAACAAATGAATCATCACGATCCCTATCTCATAACTGTTTTTGGATTCATGGGCATCACGGATATCACCTTTATTCATGTCGAAAATGATGAATATGGCGGCACAAAACTGGCAGAGTCAATCGCCAATGCCCGCGCCAAAATGAGTCAGCTAGTTGCTGCCTAG
- a CDS encoding flavodoxin family protein, producing the protein MNKPSKLLILVGSPRRTGNSATLAEAVQRGAEAAGTKVSLRFIDDFIASFLRDCRTCRLPNGDCAIADPFRTLFFDDFLPADGVIFCSPIYWYGLSAQTKAFFDRTFCYYAASYPDCDRVLNRMSHKRIGLVLASEETYPGAALGIIHQIQEFSRYTHSDFVGVVRGVGNRRGEVMHDPSSPSLAAEQLGRTLFDRKYSDYQFVISL; encoded by the coding sequence ATGAATAAACCATCAAAGCTCCTGATTCTGGTCGGCAGTCCGCGACGCACAGGTAATTCAGCCACACTCGCTGAAGCCGTTCAACGGGGTGCAGAAGCAGCAGGCACAAAGGTTTCACTGCGCTTCATAGACGATTTTATTGCGAGTTTTCTGCGAGACTGCCGCACTTGTCGTCTTCCTAACGGAGACTGCGCGATCGCCGATCCGTTTCGCACACTCTTTTTTGACGACTTCCTGCCAGCAGATGGAGTGATTTTCTGCTCACCGATTTATTGGTATGGCTTATCTGCCCAAACCAAGGCATTTTTCGATCGCACCTTCTGTTACTACGCGGCTTCCTATCCAGACTGCGATCGTGTACTCAACAGAATGTCTCATAAGCGGATTGGCCTGGTGCTCGCTTCTGAAGAAACGTATCCCGGTGCTGCACTGGGTATTATTCATCAGATTCAGGAGTTTTCACGTTATACCCATTCTGACTTCGTTGGCGTAGTTCGTGGCGTTGGCAACAGGCGTGGTGAGGTGATGCACGATCCGAGTTCCCCCAGTCTTGCTGCGGAACAGCTAGGACGTACTCTCTTCGATCGCAAATACTCTGATTATCAGTTTGTTATCTCGCTTTAG
- a CDS encoding SRPBCC domain-containing protein, protein MSKPTFLYVTYIATTIEQLWDAITSDSFTQQYLGEEQLQSDWQAGSPIEQVNSEGELEPKGEVLRSRPPHELCYTFQFFDHTQPSCVRFLLEPSGTQVKLTVVHDRLEVQSYLNVSRRGTMCLSTLKYLLELELAIAA, encoded by the coding sequence ATGAGTAAACCGACCTTCCTCTATGTCACCTACATTGCCACCACGATTGAACAACTCTGGGATGCAATCACCAGTGACTCCTTCACTCAGCAGTATTTGGGCGAGGAGCAACTTCAGTCGGATTGGCAAGCGGGGTCGCCTATTGAGCAAGTCAACTCAGAGGGTGAATTAGAACCTAAAGGGGAAGTGTTGCGATCGCGCCCCCCGCACGAACTTTGCTACACCTTCCAGTTTTTCGATCACACTCAGCCATCCTGTGTTCGCTTCTTGCTAGAACCGTCTGGAACTCAAGTCAAACTCACCGTCGTTCATGATCGACTGGAGGTGCAAAGCTATCTCAACGTCAGCCGCAGGGGAACGATGTGCTTGTCTACTCTCAAGTACTTACTGGAACTCGAACTTGCGATTGCAGCTTAA
- a CDS encoding cupin domain-containing protein: MHPEMVSQINSTFVVLAENGDAIPVVVSDRFYADLEPQFGDFKGKRLISHYTFEQDWNSWEMHPSGDEFVCLLSGQVDFVLQQNGIENLVSLNTPGDYILVPRGIWHTAKVHSSSSLLFITPGENTQHRSL; the protein is encoded by the coding sequence ATGCATCCTGAAATGGTTTCTCAAATCAACTCTACCTTTGTTGTACTTGCAGAGAATGGTGACGCGATTCCTGTTGTAGTGAGCGATCGCTTCTATGCAGATCTTGAACCCCAGTTTGGTGACTTCAAAGGCAAGCGGCTGATATCACACTATACCTTCGAGCAGGACTGGAATAGCTGGGAAATGCACCCCAGCGGAGATGAGTTTGTTTGCCTTCTTTCTGGTCAGGTTGATTTCGTTTTGCAGCAAAATGGAATTGAAAACTTGGTTTCTCTGAATACCCCAGGCGATTACATATTAGTACCTCGCGGAATCTGGCATACTGCCAAAGTTCACTCATCCAGTTCCCTCTTATTCATTACGCCAGGTGAGAACACACAGCATCGATCTCTGTGA
- a CDS encoding DUF4037 domain-containing protein, translating into MKVEAGHWTREMIDNSVIDVVERYDVSQYGLVFEKQAIAFHLQHAVVLYGEDLIRQWQTQLSTYPEELAVAMVQKHLKFRPFDGQRILTERLEIPMLYENKCAIVQRLLNILFGLNRIYHHTCDHMLMSLPT; encoded by the coding sequence ATGAAAGTCGAAGCGGGGCATTGGACACGCGAGATGATAGACAACAGTGTGATTGATGTGGTTGAGCGTTACGATGTCTCGCAATACGGGCTTGTGTTTGAGAAGCAAGCGATCGCATTTCATCTTCAACACGCAGTGGTTCTTTATGGTGAAGACCTGATTAGACAGTGGCAAACTCAGCTTTCGACCTATCCTGAAGAACTTGCGGTTGCAATGGTTCAAAAGCACCTGAAATTTCGCCCGTTTGATGGTCAACGCATCTTGACCGAACGCCTTGAGATTCCGATGCTATACGAGAACAAATGCGCCATTGTGCAACGGCTACTCAACATACTGTTTGGGCTGAACCGCATTTATCATCACACGTGCGATCACATGCTAATGTCGTTGCCGACTTGA
- a CDS encoding AraC family transcriptional regulator, with protein sequence MKTFFTHLAEATDSPILSSQSQGWNHILVEQFQHPPGEERSHFDEEHAICLSLAPRPVRLLQIKGGRTYVGLQSRGDVSLTPAKIPSYFRWESDDSCLHIRIASQFIQNVARETIATDPDRLELRLEFQTRDPQLEAIGMMMLAELKQEHIGGRLYIESLSNLLAVHLLRQYAASTSRFIVYESGLTERQIRQIIEYIDAHLNQDIKLADLATLLGISESHLSHRFKQAIGITPYQYLLQQRIERAKQLLKEGDRSIMDIALLCGFNSHSHLSKQFRQLTGMTPKNYRTS encoded by the coding sequence ATGAAGACATTCTTCACCCATCTAGCTGAAGCAACTGACTCCCCCATCCTGTCGAGTCAGTCCCAGGGTTGGAACCATATTTTGGTTGAGCAATTTCAGCACCCTCCCGGAGAGGAAAGGAGCCATTTTGACGAGGAACACGCCATTTGTCTGTCTCTGGCTCCCCGTCCAGTACGCCTGCTGCAAATCAAGGGTGGCAGAACTTATGTGGGGTTGCAGTCCAGAGGAGATGTTTCGCTTACGCCTGCAAAGATTCCGTCTTATTTTCGCTGGGAGAGTGATGATAGTTGCCTGCACATTCGCATTGCATCACAGTTCATTCAGAATGTTGCCAGGGAGACGATCGCCACTGATCCCGATCGCTTAGAACTGCGGCTAGAATTTCAGACTCGCGATCCACAGCTTGAGGCGATCGGCATGATGATGCTGGCTGAACTTAAGCAGGAACATATTGGAGGAAGGCTTTACATTGAATCGCTGTCAAATTTACTGGCAGTGCATTTGCTTAGACAATATGCCGCTTCTACATCTCGGTTTATCGTTTACGAAAGTGGCTTAACTGAACGTCAAATTCGACAAATTATCGAATACATTGATGCCCATCTGAATCAAGACATCAAACTGGCTGATCTGGCTACATTACTCGGTATCAGTGAATCCCATCTCAGTCACCGTTTCAAGCAGGCGATCGGTATCACCCCTTATCAATATCTGCTTCAGCAACGCATTGAACGGGCAAAGCAGTTGTTGAAAGAGGGCGATCGCTCCATCATGGACATTGCCCTTCTGTGTGGGTTCAACAGTCACAGCCATTTAAGCAAACAGTTTCGTCAACTCACAGGCATGACACCTAAAAACTATCGAACAAGTTAA
- a CDS encoding XisI protein, translated as MDKLENYRQIIQKNLTAYQQWAMGANQPGVQQCVAFDEEHDHYFWFRVGWDGKRREFGVTVYLKIEQGKIWIEEDWTKQGIANDLLEAGVSAKDIVLGFQHPSKRPLTEFAIA; from the coding sequence ATGGACAAACTAGAGAATTACCGTCAGATTATTCAAAAAAATCTGACTGCCTATCAACAATGGGCGATGGGTGCCAATCAGCCCGGAGTCCAACAGTGTGTTGCCTTTGATGAGGAGCACGATCACTATTTCTGGTTTCGTGTGGGCTGGGATGGCAAGCGGCGAGAGTTTGGGGTGACAGTTTACCTCAAGATTGAACAAGGCAAAATTTGGATTGAAGAAGACTGGACGAAACAGGGCATCGCCAATGATCTCCTAGAAGCTGGAGTCTCTGCCAAAGATATCGTGCTGGGTTTTCAGCATCCCAGCAAGCGTCCCCTTACAGAATTTGCTATTGCTTAA
- a CDS encoding ArsR/SmtB family transcription factor, whose amino-acid sequence MDVVFKALSDPSRRQLLDLLYTHNGQTLGELCEHLAMTRQAVSKHLAVLEAANLVVTLWQGREKLHYLNPAPIQEIYDRWLSKYNRQQLDALSQLKRNLERNPQETDHE is encoded by the coding sequence ATGGATGTCGTGTTTAAAGCCCTCTCCGATCCCAGTCGAAGACAATTGCTCGATCTGTTGTACACCCACAATGGACAAACCTTAGGAGAACTCTGTGAACACCTTGCCATGACGCGGCAGGCGGTTAGTAAACATCTTGCGGTGTTAGAGGCTGCCAATCTTGTTGTCACTTTGTGGCAGGGACGAGAAAAACTGCACTATCTCAATCCCGCTCCGATTCAAGAGATCTATGATCGCTGGCTCAGCAAGTACAATCGTCAACAACTTGATGCCTTGAGCCAACTCAAGCGCAACCTCGAACGAAATCCCCAGGAGACCGACCATGAGTAA
- a CDS encoding NAD-dependent epimerase/dehydratase family protein — protein sequence MKILVTGSSGHLGEALVRTLQPTSHEVVGVDLVPSNFTHHVGSIVDREWVKRCMTGIDAVLHTPTLHKPHITTHSRQRFVDTNITGTLNLLEEAVLAGVRSFVFTSTTSTFGDALIPPADAPAAWITEEVVPIPKNIYGVTKVAAENLCELFYRNQGLPCLILRTSRFFPEADDHKETREAYEDGNIKANELLYRRVDIEDVMSAHLLAIQKAPTIGFDRYIISATTPFTPDDLFDLQIDAPLVVQRKFPHYKEAYNRQGWKMFPSIERVYVNEKARNDLGWKPKYDFRYLLDGLTAGIDPRSPLARIVGSKGYHMHKFMEGPYPV from the coding sequence ATGAAGATTTTAGTGACAGGGAGTAGTGGTCATTTAGGCGAAGCATTAGTGCGGACACTGCAACCGACGAGTCATGAAGTGGTTGGGGTTGACCTTGTGCCTTCCAACTTCACGCATCACGTTGGCTCGATCGTTGACCGAGAGTGGGTCAAACGGTGCATGACAGGAATCGATGCAGTCCTTCACACCCCAACTCTGCATAAACCCCATATCACCACTCACAGTCGGCAACGCTTTGTTGACACCAACATCACAGGTACACTCAATCTGCTCGAAGAAGCGGTATTGGCTGGTGTGCGATCGTTTGTCTTTACCAGCACCACCAGTACCTTCGGCGATGCCCTCATCCCACCTGCTGATGCTCCTGCCGCATGGATTACGGAGGAAGTCGTTCCCATTCCAAAAAACATCTATGGGGTGACCAAGGTAGCGGCGGAAAACCTATGCGAACTCTTCTACCGGAATCAGGGTTTGCCGTGCCTGATCTTGCGAACCTCGCGCTTTTTTCCAGAAGCGGATGACCACAAAGAGACACGCGAGGCTTACGAAGATGGCAACATTAAGGCAAATGAATTGCTCTACCGCCGTGTAGACATTGAAGATGTTATGAGTGCTCATTTACTCGCAATTCAAAAGGCACCCACAATTGGCTTCGATCGCTACATTATCAGTGCGACGACTCCCTTTACACCGGACGACCTGTTTGACTTGCAAATTGATGCACCTTTAGTTGTGCAGCGAAAATTTCCGCACTACAAGGAAGCATACAACCGGCAAGGCTGGAAGATGTTTCCTAGTATTGAGAGGGTATATGTCAATGAAAAGGCAAGAAACGACCTTGGCTGGAAACCCAAATATGACTTTCGATACTTACTCGACGGTTTAACAGCGGGGATTGATCCACGCAGCCCACTGGCGCGTATTGTGGGATCGAAGGGATATCATATGCACAAATTTATGGAAGGGCCCTATCCAGTGTGA
- a CDS encoding DNA methyltransferase, whose amino-acid sequence MTQSPTYGPHNPHPLSQMRTELVWEGKYDEYGQRREVDIAGCAMPMQKIESIDEPRRAAAATGQLELFEQQNPRVDDFRNRLIWGDNKLVMASLLQEFKGKVDLIYIDPPFDVGADFSMSVAIGEEDSALKDQSLLEMVAYRDIWGKGRDSYLSMLYERLTLMKELLTENGSIYVHVGWQVSYLVRALLDDVFGGENLQSEIIWKRTTSHSDSKSFGNIHESIFYFSKSSEYIFNPQYTAYSDEYAETRYKHRDPDGRRFMDDNVTAPSHGSDSGRYEWKGKFPPRGRMWSYTKEKMEELEKQNKLYYTREGMPRIKRYLDEMPGLSVPSIWSDIYAINSQAQERISYVTQKPEALLDRIIQASSNEGDLVADFFCGSGTTGAVAERLGRRWLMCDLGRFAIHTSRKRMIELQRKLHSEGKPYRAFDVYNLGRYERQWWQKDRLQRADEEHRRVILEFFKAEVLTNPPSPLLHGRKAGAFCHVDGIDSMFTRDEAKQVAQAVAAAGGRECYCLAWEFEMDLHLLVNALVQELGVKLKLVQIPREIMEKNRKSPPPFLEVAVLAAEPVYRKATTEVVTTNQVRSEDFSSQTRTVDIKLTQFLPSLAEVPTKELEAIKERAIKSGFDFIDFWAVDFNWQPGKPFTHDWQDYRTRKDRSLKTISDAGYTYPAPGKYTACVKVVDTFGCDTSITVEVEV is encoded by the coding sequence ATGACCCAATCGCCCACCTACGGCCCCCACAACCCCCACCCCCTCTCCCAAATGCGCACGGAATTGGTGTGGGAGGGCAAGTATGACGAGTATGGCCAGCGGCGAGAGGTGGATATTGCCGGGTGTGCGATGCCGATGCAGAAGATTGAGAGTATTGATGAGCCGCGACGGGCGGCGGCGGCGACGGGGCAGTTGGAGCTATTTGAACAGCAGAATCCCCGTGTGGATGATTTTAGAAATCGGCTGATCTGGGGCGATAACAAGCTGGTGATGGCTTCGCTGTTGCAGGAGTTTAAGGGCAAGGTAGATCTGATTTATATTGACCCGCCGTTTGATGTGGGGGCAGATTTTTCAATGAGTGTGGCGATCGGGGAAGAAGATTCTGCACTTAAAGATCAGTCCTTACTTGAAATGGTTGCTTATCGAGATATTTGGGGTAAGGGACGAGATTCGTATCTTTCTATGCTTTATGAAAGACTTACCTTGATGAAGGAGCTTCTCACAGAGAACGGTAGCATCTATGTACATGTAGGATGGCAGGTTAGCTATTTGGTTAGAGCTTTACTTGATGATGTTTTTGGAGGTGAAAATCTTCAAAGTGAAATCATTTGGAAACGTACTACTTCTCACAGTGACTCAAAGTCTTTTGGTAATATTCACGAATCAATATTTTACTTCTCTAAGTCTTCAGAATACATTTTCAACCCACAATATACCGCCTACAGTGATGAATATGCTGAAACTCGCTACAAGCATAGAGATCCTGACGGTAGACGATTTATGGATGATAACGTAACCGCTCCATCTCACGGTAGTGATTCTGGAAGATATGAGTGGAAAGGGAAATTTCCTCCGCGTGGAAGAATGTGGTCTTATACCAAAGAAAAAATGGAAGAGCTTGAAAAACAAAATAAGCTTTACTACACGCGAGAAGGTATGCCAAGAATAAAGCGATATTTAGATGAAATGCCAGGATTATCTGTTCCAAGTATTTGGAGTGATATATATGCAATCAACTCGCAAGCACAAGAAAGGATTAGCTACGTTACCCAAAAACCCGAAGCCCTTCTAGATCGCATCATCCAAGCCTCTTCCAATGAAGGCGATCTCGTTGCCGATTTCTTTTGCGGCAGTGGCACCACCGGGGCAGTTGCGGAGCGGTTGGGGCGCAGGTGGTTGATGTGTGATTTGGGGCGGTTTGCCATCCATACCTCGCGCAAACGGATGATTGAGCTTCAGCGCAAATTGCACAGTGAAGGCAAACCCTATCGCGCCTTTGATGTCTATAACCTGGGACGCTACGAGCGGCAGTGGTGGCAAAAGGATCGCTTGCAGAGGGCGGATGAAGAGCATCGGCGGGTGATTCTGGAGTTCTTCAAAGCGGAGGTGCTGACCAATCCGCCCTCGCCCCTACTGCATGGACGCAAAGCCGGGGCGTTTTGCCATGTGGATGGCATCGACTCCATGTTTACCCGCGACGAAGCCAAACAGGTGGCGCAGGCCGTGGCCGCAGCGGGCGGGCGGGAGTGCTATTGCCTTGCCTGGGAGTTTGAGATGGATTTGCATTTGCTGGTGAATGCCCTCGTGCAAGAGTTGGGCGTAAAGCTGAAGCTGGTGCAGATTCCCCGCGAGATCATGGAGAAAAACCGCAAGTCGCCGCCGCCGTTTTTGGAAGTTGCCGTGTTGGCGGCGGAACCTGTCTACCGTAAAGCAACGACTGAAGTCGTTACTACAAACCAGGTTCGTAGTGAGGACTTTAGTTCTCAAACCCGCACCGTAGACATCAAACTCACCCAGTTCCTCCCCTCCTTGGCGGAAGTGCCCACCAAAGAACTGGAAGCCATCAAAGAACGGGCGATCAAAAGTGGCTTTGATTTTATTGACTTCTGGGCCGTGGACTTCAACTGGCAACCGGGCAAACCCTTCACCCACGACTGGCAAGACTATCGCACCCGCAAAGATCGCTCCCTCAAAACCATCAGTGATGCGGGCTACACCTACCCGGCTCCGGGTAAATACACTGCCTGCGTCAAAGTCGTGGATACCTTCGGCTGCGATACCTCGATTACCGTAGAGGTAGAAGTATGA
- a CDS encoding transposase, whose translation MYEYRQLTPVQRAELVQQRLAKGYPPHSPPHPIQDQPFYLLTAACYEHKCHIKTEERRKQLLDLLFEQFTNCGVELRGWVILPNHYHVLVYLGDFNEDLSLHYEQVRSKGFSPYQQIGKVLQRIHGSTSRQWNLEDQAVGRKVWYAYSDRAIRSERHYYTTLNYIHYNPVKHSWADSPYDWFCSSVHWYLETEGREWLRDSWVRYPVKDYGKEWDDFGEGDQGSLKWKLQTEKA comes from the coding sequence ATGTATGAGTATCGTCAGCTAACACCAGTGCAGCGGGCTGAACTTGTACAACAACGTTTAGCTAAGGGCTATCCACCCCACAGCCCACCTCACCCAATTCAGGATCAACCGTTTTACCTACTGACGGCGGCTTGCTACGAGCATAAATGCCATATCAAGACTGAAGAACGACGCAAACAACTTTTGGACTTGCTGTTTGAACAGTTTACAAATTGTGGGGTTGAGCTACGCGGGTGGGTGATTTTGCCCAATCATTATCATGTGTTAGTTTATCTTGGTGATTTCAATGAGGACTTAAGTCTTCACTACGAACAGGTTCGGAGTAAGGGCTTTAGCCCTTATCAACAAATAGGGAAAGTTTTACAACGAATACACGGCTCCACATCGCGACAGTGGAATCTGGAAGATCAGGCAGTTGGGCGGAAAGTTTGGTATGCCTATAGCGATCGCGCCATTCGCTCTGAACGACATTACTACACAACTCTGAATTACATTCACTACAACCCTGTCAAACATAGCTGGGCAGACTCGCCCTATGACTGGTTCTGTAGCAGTGTGCATTGGTATTTGGAGACAGAGGGGCGGGAATGGTTGCGGGATAGCTGGGTCAGGTATCCGGTGAAAGACTATGGGAAAGAATGGGATGACTTTGGTGAGGGTGATCAAGGCTCGCTAAAGTGGAAACTACAAACGGAAAAAGCTTGA
- a CDS encoding Uma2 family endonuclease — MALPKDGHRYEIVNGELVDMGNSGALHGYVCSLLVAALASYVLPKKLGVILDSSTAFKMKNGDRRSPDISFFAKERLQGLTELPTGFLEGAPDLAVEVLSPGNTVEEIHDKLVEYFENGTRLAWIIHPSEHYVLVYRCAQEPDRLLKSVDSLDGEEVIPGFTFPVADLFQKLSF, encoded by the coding sequence ATGGCACTGCCCAAAGATGGGCATCGCTATGAGATCGTGAACGGAGAATTGGTTGACATGGGAAATTCAGGGGCACTGCATGGCTATGTCTGTAGCCTGCTTGTAGCAGCCTTAGCCAGCTATGTCTTGCCTAAAAAGCTTGGGGTTATTTTAGACTCCAGCACTGCCTTCAAGATGAAAAATGGCGATCGCCGTTCCCCTGACATTTCCTTCTTTGCTAAAGAACGCTTGCAAGGATTGACCGAACTGCCCACAGGATTTTTAGAGGGTGCGCCTGATCTCGCAGTGGAAGTGCTGTCTCCTGGTAATACCGTAGAGGAAATTCACGACAAACTGGTGGAGTACTTCGAGAATGGTACTCGTCTAGCCTGGATTATTCACCCTAGCGAACACTATGTCCTTGTCTACCGCTGTGCCCAAGAACCCGATCGCCTGCTGAAATCGGTTGATTCTCTGGATGGAGAAGAGGTGATTCCCGGATTTACGTTCCCCGTAGCTGATCTATTTCAAAAGCTTTCATTCTGA
- the clpP gene encoding ATP-dependent Clp endopeptidase proteolytic subunit ClpP: MIPTVIEQSGRGDRAFDIYSRLLRERIIFLAEPVMPEMANRIVAQLLFLEAEDPDKDIYLYINSPGGSVNDGLGIYDTMNHIRPDVCTICYGFAASMGTFLLGAGAKGKRSSLPSSRIMIHQPSGGAQGQAADIEIQAKEILYLKNQINQRMADYTGQSLEQIERDTDRDFYMSAQEAVAYGLIDKVIERPMRPMPTELVAAR, from the coding sequence ATGATTCCGACTGTGATTGAACAATCGGGTCGAGGCGATCGCGCCTTTGACATTTACTCTCGGTTACTGCGAGAGCGGATTATTTTTCTTGCAGAACCCGTGATGCCCGAAATGGCAAACCGCATCGTGGCGCAACTGTTGTTTCTCGAAGCCGAAGACCCCGACAAAGATATCTACCTCTACATCAATTCTCCGGGTGGTTCTGTGAACGATGGGCTGGGGATCTATGACACGATGAACCACATCCGCCCTGATGTTTGCACAATTTGCTATGGCTTTGCCGCGAGTATGGGCACGTTTTTGTTGGGGGCAGGTGCGAAAGGCAAACGCAGCAGTTTACCCAGTTCGCGGATTATGATTCACCAGCCTTCTGGAGGTGCACAGGGGCAAGCCGCCGATATCGAGATTCAAGCGAAGGAAATTCTCTATCTCAAAAACCAGATCAATCAGCGGATGGCAGACTATACCGGACAGTCGCTGGAGCAGATTGAGCGAGATACCGATCGTGATTTTTACATGTCGGCTCAAGAGGCAGTTGCCTACGGCTTGATTGACAAGGTAATCGAGCGCCCGATGCGCCCGATGCCCACTGAACTGGTGGCAGCGAGGTAA
- a CDS encoding IS5 family transposase, producing MSKAYPSNLTRAQYEVLSELIPAAKPGGRPRSVDLWEVLNAMLYVLVEGCRWRSLPGDFPAWQTVYTYFRNWRLDGTWISIHDQLHQWVRIDAQRYPSPSEAIIDSQSIKSAAGVHQQVGFDGGKLITGRKRFLTVDTLGLVLRVFVSAANLGEREGGKRVLKRVKRMKKKVSRLITIWVDGGFDGAPFLMWVMDVCRWIVQVVLRPEQTKGFSLLKKRWVVERTFGWLMGCRRLVRDYELLPETSETLIYLAMIRIMVRRLA from the coding sequence ATGAGTAAAGCATATCCCAGTAACCTAACCCGCGCCCAATATGAGGTTTTGAGTGAATTAATTCCAGCAGCAAAGCCAGGTGGTCGTCCTCGCAGCGTTGACCTGTGGGAGGTGCTCAATGCCATGCTCTATGTTCTGGTTGAAGGCTGTCGTTGGCGTTCTTTACCTGGTGATTTCCCAGCCTGGCAGACGGTGTACACGTACTTCCGCAACTGGCGATTGGACGGCACCTGGATTTCCATTCATGACCAGTTGCACCAGTGGGTTCGCATCGATGCGCAACGCTATCCTAGTCCATCAGAAGCGATCATCGATAGCCAAAGCATCAAGAGTGCAGCAGGAGTTCATCAACAAGTTGGCTTTGATGGAGGCAAGCTGATTACAGGACGCAAACGATTTTTAACGGTGGATACGTTAGGACTGGTTTTGCGGGTGTTTGTGAGTGCGGCAAACCTGGGGGAACGCGAAGGGGGCAAACGTGTCCTCAAACGAGTCAAACGGATGAAGAAAAAGGTTTCACGCTTAATCACCATTTGGGTAGACGGCGGGTTCGATGGCGCCCCTTTTCTGATGTGGGTGATGGATGTTTGTCGTTGGATTGTGCAAGTTGTACTGCGACCTGAGCAAACCAAAGGCTTTAGCTTGCTCAAAAAGAGGTGGGTGGTAGAACGAACTTTTGGTTGGCTAATGGGATGCAGACGGTTGGTCAGAGACTATGAATTATTACCAGAGACATCAGAAACCTTGATCTACCTTGCCATGATTCGGATTATGGTGAGGCGGTTGGCATAA